From the genome of Argentina anserina chromosome 4, drPotAnse1.1, whole genome shotgun sequence, one region includes:
- the LOC126792263 gene encoding LOW QUALITY PROTEIN: putative disease resistance protein RGA3 (The sequence of the model RefSeq protein was modified relative to this genomic sequence to represent the inferred CDS: deleted 1 base in 1 codon) — protein sequence MPGLGKTTLAKSIYHESQIDSHFQEKIWVCVSTPFEVNTILRGILESLKPEKSAIQSKDAICKFIREELQEKKYLLVLDDVWSEDTTKWKELKNRLLNINDTQGSSIMVTTRSDRVAEVMETLPRCDLGKLSDDECWLIKKDKAIPRGSPPMSKEQETIGRELAKRCGGIPLVSKVLGDVMRSKTSDGWRSLLNSNTLDSPEGEKRIFSILKLSFDELKPPSLKQCFAYCSMFSKDFGIEKDDLIQLWMAQGWLHPCSDKSLEPEEIGNEYFTILSAKSFFQDFTKNDDGNVTKCKMHDLVHDLAEHVSKSENLRSLFSNGEDLGSNLLKFKTLRGVLNLYKADIMELPISIGKLKHLRYLNVLKTRIKTFPKSIGQLYNLQTLKIPYQLEELPREITSLINLRHIYFGRYMKVPGGILRQLTNLWTLPFLKVGKETGSAIEELGGLNQLHDTLSIYGLENVGDGEEVSKANLVEKKHIRKLILDWKLSRTNNNVGTDNDVLEGLSSHSGLEFLAIQGFMGVKFPSWLLIANNLKEIELLDCNKCEGVPALGQLSNLSCVKIKGMDNLTCIGSEFYGDDHVNCGNGSSRKKQPLFPALKRLYIEEARNLIEWMEAPTEGANVVFPCLEELFLIGCKKLKSAPSHFPSLKKLVIEDMDSGGMPISSILSNKLTTLTYLVLYEVGGLTCLPEGMLENNKNLAHLQINLDKDLTCISPESQGSDYCCVSPTVFRIWRCVNLRYLPHGLLTPSLKLMRLSCPNNELDEFPAFQAIPQLEKLRIYGWRKLKSRPEQIQHLPSLRQLDISHITSFPAMEAIPEWLGNLASLEDLTIEWSESLKCLPSVETMQRLTKLKEIRIHDCPLLEERCTEESGPEWPKIRHLPLITIVKSTSLQRKVFVISDGDRNKPVLEAEYSNPRVLISHIASQAENLGVRTGAIVIPLTWLKFGSRLIVDTSARAGTEDLTSARRPS from the exons ATGCCAGGCCTAGGCAAGACAACTTTGGCTAAATCAATATATCATGAATCTCAGATTGATAGCCACTTTCAAGAAAAAATATGGGTGTGTGTGTCAACCCCTTTTGAAGTCAATACAATTTTGAGGGGGATATTGGAAAGTCTGAAACCAGAGAAATCGGCAATCCAAAGCAAGGATGCGATTTGTAAGTTCATTCGAGAAGAGTTG CAGGAAAAAAAATACCTTCTCGTACTGGATGATGTTTGGAGCGAAGATACTACAAAATGGAAGGAGTTGAAAAATCGTTTGCTAAATATAAATGATACTCAAGGAAGCAGCATCATGGTCACTACCCGTAGTGACAGAGTTGCAGAAGTCATGGAAACTCTTCCTAGATGTGATTTAGGAAAACTATCGGATGATGAATGCTGGCTCATAAAGAAGGATAAAGCCATTCCCCGTGGGAGTCCTCCTATGTCGAAGGAGCAGGAGACAATCGGTAGAGAGCTCGCTAAAAGATGTGGAGGTATACCACTAGTGTCAAAG GTGCTGGGAGATGTAATGCGCTCTAAAACAAGTGATGGATGGCGATCACTTTTAAATAGTAACACATTGGATTCACCAGAAGGAGAAAAGAGAATCTTTTCCATCTTGAAGTTGAgttttgatgaactaaaacCTCCATCCTTGAAACAATGTTTTGCATATTGCTCGATGTTCTCCAAAGATTTTGGTATTGAAAAGGATGACTTGATCCAACTATGGATGGCTCAAGGATGGCTTCATCCTTGTTCTGACAAAAGCCTTGAACCGGAGGAGATAGGTAATGAATATTTTACAATTTTATCAGCAAAGTCTTTCTTTCAAGACTTCACAAAAAATGATGATGGTAATGTTACCAAATGTAAGATGCATGATCTTGTGCACGATCTTGCTGAACATGtatcaaaatcagaaaactTACGCTCACTTTTCTCAAATGGAGAAGATCTTGGGAGCAACTTACTTAAATTCAAAACTTTACGTGGTGTGTTGAATTTATACAAAGCAGACATCATGGAGTTGCCCATTTCAATTGGAAAACTGAAACACTTGAGGTATTTGAATGTTTTGAAAACAAGAATCAAGACATTTCCCAAATCAATCGGTCAGCTTTATAACCTGCAGACCTTGAAAATACCATATCAGCTAGAAGAACTTCCAAGAGAAATTACTAGTTTGATCAACTTGCGGCACATTTATTTTGGTAGATATATGAAAGTTCCAGGTGGAATTTTAAGACAGTTGACAAATCTCTGGACATTACCTTTTCTCAAGGTTGGTAAGGAGACAGGGTCTGCAATTGAGGAATTGGGTGGTTTAAACCAGTTACACGACACCTTGTCGATATATGGATTGGAAAATGTGGGAGATGGAGAAGAAGTTTCAAAAGCAAACTTGGTCGAGAAGAAACACATACGCAAGTTGATCCTTGATTGGAAGCTTAGTAGGACAAACAACAATGTGGGAACTGACAATGATGTACTAGAAGGCCTCAGCTCACACTCGGGCTTGGAATTTTTGGCGATTCAAGGATTCATGGGTGTTAAATTTCCATCATGGTTATTGATAGCCAACAATCTGAAAGAGATTGAATTATTGGACTGCAACAAATGTGAAGGAGTCCCAGCACTTGGGCAGTTATCTAATCTGAGTTGTGTGAAGATAAAGGGAATGGATAACCTAACCTGTATAGGGTCCGAGTTCTATGGTGATGACCATGTCAACTGTGGAAATGGATCAAGTAGGAAAAAGCAACCTTTGTTCCCTGCTCTGAAAAGGCTGTATATTGAGGAGGCTCGGAACCTGATTGAGTGGATGGAAGCGCCAACGGAAGGAGCAAACGTGGTGTTTCCATGCCTTGAGGAGCTATTCTTGATTGGTTGTAAAAAACTGAAAAGTGCTCCCAGTCATTTTCCATCCCTCAAGAAGCTGGTGATAGAAGATATGGATAGCGGAGGCATGCCAATATCAAGTATTCTAAGCAATAAACTCACCACTCTTACTTATCTCGTCTTATACGAAGTGGGGGGACTGACTTGTCTGCCGGAAGGGATGTTGGAAAACAACAAGAATCTTGCACATTTACAGATAAATCTTGACAAAGATTTAACCTGTATTTCTCCCGAGTCGCAAGGATCCGATTACTGCTGCGTTTCTCCTACAGTTTTCAGGATATGGAGATGTGTCAACCTCAGATACTTACCTCATGGGCTACTCACTCCTTCTCTTAAGTTGATGAGATTGTCTTGTCCCAA CAATGAGCTCGATGAATTCCCAGCTTTTCAGGCTATACCACAACTTGAAAAACTACGCATCTACGGGTGGCGTAAGCTTAAGTCTCGCCCTGAACAAATTCAACACTTGCCTTCCTTGAGACAATTGGATATTAGTCATATTACTTCCTTTCCCGCAATGGAGGCTATTCCAGAGTGGTTGGGAAACCTTGCATCTCTTGAGGACCTGACTATTGAGTGGAGCGAGAGTTTAAAGTGTCTACCTTCTGTGGAAACAATGCAACGTCTCACCAAATTGAAAGAGATACGGATCCACGACTGTCCCCTTTTAGAAGAAAGATGCACAGAGGAGAGTGGCCCGGAGTGGCCTAAGATTCGTCATCTTCCGCTGATCACGA TCGTCAAATCCACATCTTTGCAGCGAAAAGTGTTTGTGATATCTGATGGTGACAGGAACAAGCCAGTTCTTGAAGCAG AATACAG CAATCCAAGGGTGTTGATTTCTCACATTGCCAGCCAAGCTGAGAACTTGGGAGTACGCACGGGTGCTATTGTTATTCCACTCACTTGGTTAAAGTTTGGAAGCAGGCTCATTGTGGATACTTCCGCTCGAGCAGGAACTGAAGACCTGACTTCAGCTCGGAGACCTTCATGA
- the LOC126792262 gene encoding universal stress protein PHOS32-like, protein MAESAKPLMLVAIDDSEHSFYALEWTLDHFFVDGSSHLFRLTIIHARASPSSALGVAGVGSGDFLNSLISDMKKSAARTVEKAKEYCTKRKVENVQVEVMEGDPRNVMPEAVDKHRAALLVLGSHGYGAVKRAVLGSVSDFCAHHANCSVMIVKRPTNKPAAK, encoded by the exons ATGGCGGAAAGCGCTAAGCCACTGATGCTAGTCGCTATCGACGACAGTGAGCACAGCTTCTATGCATTGGAGTGGACTCTGGaccatttttttgttgacgGAAGCAGCCATCTTTTCAGGCTCACCATCATCCACGCTAGGGCATCTCCCTCTTCTGCTCTCGGAGTCGCCGGAGTTG GATCTGGGGACTTCCTGAATTCGTTGATTTCTGATATGAAAAAATCGGCTGCTAGGACAGTCGAGAAGGCCAAGGAATATTGCACCAAGAGAAAG GTGGAAAATGTGCAAGTGGAAGTTATGGAAGGTGATCCTAGAAACGTTATGCCCGAAGCTGTGGATAAACACCGTGCAGCCCTTTTGGTTCTGGGCAGTCATGGTTATGGAGCGGTAAAGAG GGCTGTTTTGGGTAGTGTAAGCGACTTCTGTGCACATCATGCTAACTGTTCAGTGATGATTGTTAAGAGGCCAACAAACAAGCCTGCTGCCAAGTAG
- the LOC126791588 gene encoding protein SRG1-like, translating to MATIPISSVKVGHIDDVQELRKTQPTIIPQRFVRDKIERPTSLTTVEPSASDIPTINFSKLSSENTDELRTEISQLATACKDWGFFQVVNHGIDLSLLESIEKVAQDFFMLPLAEKQKYPMAPGTIQGGYGQAFVFSEDQKLDWCNTFVLGLEPKFLRCPMLWPTNPEKFSETVEIYSKEVRKLCQNLLKYIAMSLGLEGEIFEKMFGEAVQAIRMNYYPPCSRPDLVLGLSPHSDGSALTVLQQGKNNSVGLQILKDDQWVPVQPIPNALVIIIGDTIEVLTNGIYKSVEHRAVTHKVKDRLSIVTYYAPSLEVEVGPVQELLDENTPCKYRRYNHGEYSEHYITNKLQGKKALEFAKIQSKSLNQGPM from the exons ATGGCCACAATTCCCATTTCTTCTGTTAAGGTTGGACACATTGATGATGTCCAAGAGCTGAGAAAGACGCAGCCCACCATAATTCCTCAAAGATTTGTAAGGGACAAAATTGAGAGACCAACAAGTCTAACCACTGTTGAACCATCTGCTAGTGACATTCCCACTATCAACTTTTCAAAGCTTTCCAGTGAAAACACAGATGAGCTCAGAACTGAAATCTCTCAGCTCGCAACTGCTTGCAAGGACTGGGGATTTTTTCAG GTGGTAAATCATGGGATTGATCTGAGTCTGCTTGAGAGTATAGAGAAGGTAGCCCAGGATTTCTTCATGCTACCTTTAGCAGAGAAGCAGAAGTATCCAATGGCTCCTGGAACTATTCAAGGAGGATATGggcaagcttttgttttttcagAGGACCAAAAACTTGATTGGTGCAACACGTTTGTTCTTGGGTTGGAACCTAAGTTCCTAAGGTGCCCAATGCTATGGCCAACGAACCCAGAAAAGTTCAG TGAAACTGTAGAGATCTATTCAAAAGAAGTGAGGAAACTATGCCAGAATCTTTTGAAGTACATAGCCATGAGCCTTGGCTTGGAAGGTGAGATCTTCGAAAAGATGTTTGGGGAGGCAGTTCAAGCCATAAGGATGAACTACTATCCTCCATGTTCAAGACCTGACCTTGTTTTAGGCCTAAGCCCTCATTCAGATGGGAGTGCCCTAACAGTTCTGCAGCAAGGGAAGAACAACTCAGTGGGACTCCAAATCCTCAAAGATGACCAATGGGTACCTGTTCAGCCCATTCCCAATGCTCTCGTGATCATCATTGGGGACACCATAGAG GTTCTTACAAACGGGATCTATAAGAGTGTGGAACATAGAGCAGTGACTCACAAGGTGAAAGATAGGCTTTCAATTGTCACATATTATGCTCCTAGCCTTGAGGTAGAGGTTGGACCTGTGCAAGAACTGTTGGATGAAAACACTCCATGCAAATATAGAAGATACAATCATGGAGAGTACAGCGAACACTATATAACAAACAAGTTACAAGGAAAAAAAGCACTCGAGTTTGCCAAGATTCAAAGCAAAAGTTTGAATCAAGGACCCATGTAG